The genomic stretch tgCTTTCCAGCAGCACTTGTAGACCAACAAGCTGCAGATTTCATACGGTGTCCATTTCAAACACCACAGAGAGTAGCTAACTGTAAAAAATGTCTGTTACAAACCAGCTGTGTACCTGGACTAGGCTGCCACAAAGCCTGTATGGGAACCATGACAAAATATAAATTTGTGCTCTTCTGTCAGGTTGTCCCTTTTTTAAAAAGGCATTCAGCCCCGAGTTATGTCTTTACACGAGAACAGACAAAAAAAGGACTGAAAAATTAATAGAATAGGGAAGTCTCATTAAATCTACATATGAAATAGCAGggcggcactgtggcgcagtgattagcgcagtcgcctcacagcaagaaggtcatgggttcgagccccggggttgtccagccttgggggtcatcccgggttgtcctctgtgcggagtttgcatgttctccatgtatctgcgttggtttcctccgggtgctccggtttactcccactgtccgaagacatgtaggtcaggtgacttggccatactaaactgtccctgcgtgtgtgtgtgtgatggcctggcggcctgtccagggtgtctccccgcctgccgcccaatgactgctgggacaggctccagcatcccccgaccctgagagcaggagaagcggtttggaagatggatggatggatgaagtaacTGAGCTGACTTGTCTGATTGGATAGTTTTGTGAAGCAGATAAAAAGTATCTGATTACAAATTAAGTTACTTCTTGTGCAGTGTGTCAGAGATGAAAGTTGGGGTCACTGTAACTCTTTGACAGGTGGTTATTGATTGACagcattaaaaaaattttttttccagaaactacTTAGAATTGCATGGTCAGGTTTGGCTGCCGCCTGTCAAATAACAGAATGATGAGTACATGTCAGAACTGAAATGAGCCAAAGAGAGGATTTCCACACAAGAGAAATTAAACGTGCTGCAAATGATCATTTGTTTGCCCCTAGAATATAAACTCCTATGaaacattcatctattttgggtGCCAAGCCCTTTCTTTGGCATCTGTTGGTTATGAATATTGGATAACTGGAATCGCACTCAAGTTACTGTCACGTGACTTCCTGGAAGAGGACATGAAAATTCTGAATTTGAGAGAAAAATAAATTCTGGCTATCGCATTACTTGTTTGGTTGGTTAGGATGACTGACTAATGGGTCATAACATCACTGAAGTCATTTTTGGGGTGGAACATTATAGATCAGTAGTTCTGAGTCCGGTCCTCGGGTACCacctggttttctgttctgccatTTACATTCATCTGTTCTACTTATTCCAGCAGCCACTCAAAGAGGTCTTAGGCCACCAAACAACTGGTGAATATAATGAACTACACTGGTATCGCTGGATCGCAAACCACCATCATAGCTGATTCTACCGGTAATGGATTTcttaacacggggatcgtcagttcgaatccccgtgttaccttcagcttggtcaggcgccctacagacacaattggctttgtctgcaggtgggaagccggatgtgggtatgtgtcctggtcgctgcactagcgcctcctgtgattggtcggggcacctgttcgggggggggactggggggaatagcgtgatcctcccatgtgctacgtccccctggtgaaactcctcactgtcaggtgaaaagaagcggctggtgactccacatgtatgggaggaggcatgtggtagtctgcagccctccccggatcagcagcgggggtggagcagagaccgggacggctcgggagagtggggtaattggccgggtacaattggggagggaaaaaaaaagtaatggcTTTCTTTTGGAAAATCAGCAGTTGCAGGTAGATTTGACCTGGTGACTGTGTATTCATACAACTAGAgaccttttttgtttttctgtcccTGCGTAGTGAAATGTACTGCCCCTCAGTTACTGGTGCACGGCGGCTTCAGTGATCTTAGACCGGTATGTTTAAGAACCTAAAACCTGGTTTGTTGTCTCTTGCAAGAACTAAAGGGCTATGTTGGACTAATTGggcctctcaaagcaaacatgtgCAAAACCAGTAGAGAAAGTTGTTTGTGGATTTGTTCCCCCCACAGCCATTTCAGTCATGTCTGAAAGGGCTTTTGTTGTCACATGGGCGGCCTATTGTGTGtgcaaaaaaaaagccttttgtgTAGCTTTCAACAAACACTGAGGAGGTTTCATAGACCACCCATGTAAACAGGCCTCAGTAGGCAGCACAGCCACTTAAAAATGCCCCAGATCGTTTTGACCAAGGATTGACTGGATGGAGCTGCTCGGTTTCTACCCACAGACGTCGATGGGGAAGAACTAACCAGAACTTTCCGTGTTTCGATGGGTTTATTAAGCAGACCTTGGGCCTTTATAACAAGACGAATGTCTCCCTCCATTGTAAAAGCAACGTTTAATTCTTCACAGTTAACCTCGCTGCCTTTTCTGCTGCTGAGTTTTGTCATACTGGGGAATTCTCTGGAACGTCTTgtgcagaaaaaaagggggggggtttggcAGTGTGAAACAATAATAAACTCAGAATGGGGAAACTAGCATTGTTAAGTAATTTCCACATTGGTAGGAGATGAAGTCAGGTGGCTCTCAGTGCTCCTGTAGAGCACCACTCGCACCCTGTGTGCTCACTAGGAGGATCACTGAAGGGTTTGTGTGTGTCCTCTGCCAGGCTTCATGTTGGCGTCTGATGCTTATGAATATTGGATTACTGGGATCGCCCTCGATGGTGGAATGGCTTGGAGGCAAACTGGTGAACTGACTTTGGGATTTCTGGTATGGCTCTGGTGTAAACTGAGGTGGATGTTCCCTTCTCTTCCCCTTGCTTCTTGTTTGTTTGCCAGACAATCAGTCGGCGAAGCTCTCCACCCTCCCTCGTGTCTGTATTCATTGTCGCCTTTAACGGCACTGTCATTTTCAGCCCGCTGCGGTCTGTAGTAATGTCTGAGCCCAGGGCTCCCAGTTGGGGAGGATTCTCTTGTTTCCGCATCTCAGAAATCTGCCAGGTATCTGTGCCTGTCAGTGTTTTTACCTGTTTAGTTTTCTTTTGCTTAGCGGCCAGGGGACTATGGCGAGCACTTTTTTTGGCTTTTtggctttgttttttttagatgaaAAACGCTTGAGACAAATGAAAGATTAAAAATGCCATATGACTGTCGCCtcctttttgaggaggctgattTCCACCGATGTATTCCATATTGTAAAAGATCATTTCCTTTACTGTAGTAATTATGTCAGCGAGCATGTggatggagactgcaaggtggtgtgtatgtgtgtgtgtgtgtgtgtgtgtgtctgtttaaaaATGGGCACCCGACACTGAGAAAGGGCCCTATATGTGGAGATGTTTGGACGGCCTGATGAGATCTGGCATCCCAGATCAGCCTCATTGGCCTGATGGAAAGGAGAAGCCAGAGGCCTTTGCTTTCACTGCAGGCCAGATGGCGCTGGCATGCTACCTTCACTGCCATTCTCAGAATGTACGATCTGTCGGTTCTGCAGACAgagacgtgggtgtgtgtgtgtgtgtgtgtgtgcttcattgCTGATGTAGGCCATCTGAAACAGTAATATCCGTAACCCTGTGCTCTTGTAAAAATGTGCCCAGGAGGTCAGTGTGAGAAGGGCCTGCGCTGCCAGGAAGTTTGTCATTTGTGTGCCTCACTTTCAGGAACTTATTGTTTTGATTAGCTTTTTGTTTGCCCTGACTTGCAAGCATTTCTGGTATTTGATTGATTGGTGGCTATCTTGGCATGGTGCAAGGTGACAGATAAGAGTCACAGTGAGAGAGGAAGTTGCACTGACCATATCTGCCCCTACTGAATAGCGAATCCGTGTGTTAACATAAAGGTATAGTAAAACGCTGCCATCCTCTCTGACGGTGGCTGGATTTGCTGCACTAACCTTTTTCTTCCCCTCTGTCCAGACCTGATACAGTGCACCAATGAGATGAACGTCAACATCCCTCAGCTGGCCGACACACTGTTTGAGAGGACCGCCAACACCAGCTGGGTGGTGGTCTTCAAATCCCTCACCGCCACACACCACCTGATGGTCTATGGCAATGAGGTCAGTTTTTATGGGACCTCGGTCTGCGGTTGTAACCCGTTGAAACAAATGTGAATATATCCAAGGAATACACTGTCGGATTTGTTTGACTCTTTTGTCTGCCAGCGCCTTAGAATGCTGTTTTCTTAGTGGGTGGTTTGAACTGGCCTGGCAGCGTTTCAGAAGCATGTGTTATTGCGCTCACTTTGAATCAAAGAGATTATTTTGTGGACATCGTCTTCATTTTTAATGAGACGGAAGCGTTTCCACTTTTGCATAAGCTGTTTACTTCGCTGCTTGTGGCAAAAAACAGGTGGCCTCACACATTGTCTGTTTTGCAGAGATTCATACAATATCTGGCTTCAAGGAACACACTTTTCAACCTCAGCAATTTTTTGGACAAAAGTGGCCTGCAAGGTACATTGGTAGCCCTTTTCACACCAGGACACAGTATTCCCGTGCATCCTCAGCCAGCTTGTTTGTGTGCGATGACACTGAACGAACGCCTTGCGGCTTTCTTCCCAACGCAGGCTATGACATGTCGACGTTCATCAGGCGATATAGTCGCTACTTGAATGAGAAGGCTGTGTCCTACAGACAGGTGGCCTTTGACTTTACTAAAGTGAAACGAGGGTAAGAAGACTACATTTCCAATCCTTTCTTTTTTCACCATTTTCTCTGTAGCAGAGTCAAGATGTAAaacgtgttgttttgtgttttcatCCCAGATGTATGAGCTTGTAAGCATGCACAGGCTgtcgttaaaaaagaaaaagaaaaagactccATATCTGGCCCACCACCTGCAGAATATCTCTTTCTAAAGCTTTCCTGTTATTTTTCACACAAGAACCTGTTGTTCAGCTCACATCACTCTTCATAGCGGTGTCGAGGTTCTCTCTCGTGCAAACCTGCTAAAAGAAACTCGAGGACTACAACAGAAATGTTGATAAGCTTCTTTTCTTGTGGTGGTCTTTTCCACAGGTCTGATGGAGTGATGCGAACCATGAGCACAGAGAAGCTCCTCAAGACCATCCCGATCATCCAGAATCAGATGGATGTCCTACTCGACTTTAATGTAGGTTCTTTGCATGAAGTGCTTCATGGTAGCTGGTTAGCATCTTGTTCTCTTCCAGTGTCCATTCACCAGTTAGTCAGACTTGATGTTAAATGATAGTGTGGTCCTCGTGAATTGATCCAGTGGTTGTTCATCGTGAATATCTCCAGCTCATTCGCAAtaaagacacccccccccgcacctcctccatctctctgtccaggTCAATGCCAATGAACTGACAAACGGGGTGATCAATGCGGCCTTCATGCTTCTGTTCAAAGATGCCATCCGACTGTTTGCAGCCTACAATGAGGGCATCATCAACCTGCTCGGTAAAGAACGGGCGTGTGGTCCATGGGATGGTATTATGTCTTCATTGTTATCATAGCGCTGTATATTTGCAAGTCTGGCGACAGCCAAATGCCCTACCGTTGAATTTGTTTCACAAAGGTGCGTTCCAGGAGAGTGTTTTGCAGTTATTAACACATTGCATAAATCTTTATAGACTTGGATGTGCTGAAACAATCTTAATTAACAGTGTAATTACGACAAGGTTCATGTTAGCTTTCAATGGCAGGTTGTGGCAGCTAGAAGAAAAGCACTTCAACTAATTTTATTTCTGAAAACTTTCCCTGAAATTTCTGGTGTATCCCTTGGACAAAGATTTATATTTGTTAGATACATTCtgattgatatatatatagatagatagatatatatatattttattttttttaatgaacagTCACTCCTCGACACCTTAATCACATTACCTTGCATTACCGTGGTTGTCGACGTCGGCCCGATTGCAGGAGAAACCTCGCTGGCTTATAAGTGCGCTTCCTTTTCTAGCATAAtgtagaacagacagggagacaggaagATGGTGTGTATGGACAAAGATGATTAAACTAACATGGAAAATTGGCAAGATTACTAcccttttcaaaaaagacatcAAATATGGAAGGCAAGCTTAATGAAAAATCTTTTTTTAACAGCAACTTTAGAAGTGTATTGGtaaccttgcccccccccctttttaaacTTTCGTCTTCTGTTGTTACAAAGCAGCAGCGTTCCTTGATCTCAAATCATCTGGGATCCCATTTGCATTGCTATATTCATAATATGATATAtagaaattcacacacacactatatattatataatatagcaattcacacacacacacacacacatatatgtatttaAATACATTGATATATCCTTCTCAGTGGCAAAACAGTCACCtaggtcttaaaactgctggactTTGTTTCAGCCCCCACATTTGTACACTAACAATGTGAGACGTGACATCAATTTGAACCCAAAGTATTGATTTGAGGTAAATATTTACAATGAATACATTTGTATAAATGGGGGGAAAATATTTATAATGAAGAGAAAAAACGTTCAGTGGGATTGAAAATCTCTGCACTGAGAACGTCTGGAACTGAAGGAATGAGAGAGGCGGTTGAGTGGAAGGACGGTTTGAGGCCCTACTTCAGGTTTTGTAGTGAGTAGAGGGTCCATGATGTGTGGTGAAGGAGAAAAGAACCGTTTGCAGAATcgtttcctcaggtgtattttCACTTTCTCTTCTGTAACAGAGAAGTACTTTGACATGAAGAAAGCCCAATGCAAAGAAGGCCTCGACATCTACAAGAAGTTCCTGACAAGAATGACAAGAATTTCCGAGTTCCTCAAAGTTGCAGAGGCGAGTAAAGACGTACCTCAGGATGCGTGGGGTCTGTAACATATTGGTTTTACCACATGTTTGATCCTCATCTGTCTCTCACTACAGCAAGTGGGGATTGATCGGGGGGACATTCCAGATCTCTCTCAGGTAAGAATGTGCTTACATTCTAAATAAATGACCCCCACTCTTCGCTAGCTTGCTTCTCTAAAAAGAGCAACATTGCTAATATTTTGGACATAAATGTTGAGGTCTACGACATTACAGCTCATACATGTACCGCTTGGTGGCGCACCATAATAGTATGGGGGCAACATGAAGAATTGTTGCTGAATTTGCTCAACACATTGTCTCGGTACATTGGATCACACACGCTGTTTATCATTATTATGAACAATAAATGGTTACCTGGAGAAGAAAACAACTGTTTCCTGGTAGGAAACAGGTAGCTAATGCAGGTAGCTAATGCAATAATATGTACAAAATATTTGATGGGCATTGGTAAACTGATGTCACGCCAATGTTAATATATCAGTTTTACCACATGAAAAGCATCTGAGAAATTATTGTATTTTTATCGTGACCATGCTCATCGATGCAAGCTTTGAGTCCTCTTTATCATTAAGTTTTCACACGGAGTTTTTAAATCAAAACAAACCGGCAATGTTAGACAAATTTATGTTGCCCTCATTAGATCATAAGGAACACATACTGTGAAAATGTGGGCAACCAGAGGCTATTTGCAAGCTTTTGCTAAATGTTGTGGCTCATTCAGTGGTTTCTAATGACGTGTGCTATCTACgtaatattgtaaaaaaaaaaaaagaagcttgatGCTCCTCTGTCAACATGCAGTAAGTCCCCCTCAGAGCCTCAGCTCTGGCCCATCGTAACCAAAGGCTTTGCACGCTAGGCAGACACGGCACATGTCTACTGTTGCACTCAGAAAAACGCTTCTAACGCTCACACACCCTGACCTTGCATGTCATACAGGAAATAAAGGTGTGAATTAAGGGTTGCGGTGGGAAATGATGGCTTCCTCCTATACAAAGGCGATTTTAACAGACAAGCTCAGCTTTTACATGGTAGGCACCGATGGTGTCAGTCGCCAAGAAGCATGAGGTTCCTCACCCATGGTAATGACCATTCAGTTATTCTGCCCTAAAGAGGCCAGCCACTGCTTGAAGTGGTGTATAAGAGACCAAAAAAGGTTACTCAGAAGCTCTGTTGTCTGTTATTTTATTAAGCTCTATAGAACTTCCTACTTTACCTACCATTAGCTTGTTTTCTCCCAAAATCTTCATGATTTCTTGACAGTCACCACctttattttctgtattttccCTTCCTTTATCGCTCCATCTTTCAGTTCACAGTATGTGTAAGTATCTGAACCTTTTTTCTCTTTCTGAGGGCAGCTTTTCTCTTTGAAGACTCTTGACAATAACTTGGCATGCTTGatgtttttttgccccccccccacaccccctgtaTAAATCTTTGTTCATGAACTAAACGGTGTGTGTCACTGACTGTAGGCCCCCAGTAGCCTGCTGGATGCTCTGGAGCAACACTTGGCCTCACTGGAGGGAAAGAAGGTGAAAGATTCAACGGCAGCAAGCAGGTTGGTGTCTGCTCACCTGATTTTAGTCCCCCTTCACTTGTGGAGTGCAGGCACATGTTCGCTGAGGCATCCCACCAGTGAGACTGTGTGAGGTTCAGCTGAAGGCTTTCTCAGCTTGGGAAAGCAATTCCAGTAATGAGAGTACATTTGGTACTGCAACCCAAGGTATGCCTTTAGTCTAGCTTTTTCCCCCCAATGGATGTTGGGGAAAATGTTGCCATAGCTATTCACTATGGGAAGGCTTGGCTTTACATTCCTCCTATGATGACATCAACCTACTTGACTCTTAGTCAAAACTTCATTTTTCATTTGACCATCTGCACTATATAGTAAGAGTCTAAGTAGGGAAGAAACCTTAATTCATTTCTTCATTTAGGTACGGTGTCAAAATCTACTTATAACTATGTTTGCAGTTGTAACTGTGAAGTACTCGTACTAGATCCACCAGTACATACCACGTATTTTCCCCTAGCCGTCATATGACTTCTGGcttttctctgtctgttttgACTCAGGGCTAGCACACTCTCCAATGCCGTCTCTTCGTTGGCCAACACCGGCATTTCTTTCACCAAAGCGGATGAGAGGGAAAAACAGGCGGCCCTGGAGGAAGAGCAGGCTCGCCTTAAAGCCCTGAAAGTAAATCCTCTCACTCACCTACATTCCTCTTCAGCTTAGTGCACCACTGGCCAAGCCAGCTATGTCCAGCAGCCTGTAGTGAATTGGAGCAGCCCGCCAAAGACATTTTTCATCCCTGGTTGAAGGACATGAGAAATTGTCTTCGGGGGCCCTCCATTAAGGAGGCCCTTACTTCCAGCAGTGCAGTCTCCTGGTTTCCTGCTGTTTTCTGAAATTGATTTGCGTCCTACTCAAACACTTCAGGGTGTAGTAACATATTTTTGATGGGGTTTTTTTGGATTGTTTTTTTATATCCATGACCTTTATCTGCCCCCAAACAAGGACTGTCTTGCCAATGATTAAGGCAGTGCTGCAGTACTTACTAATAGGGTTCCCGTGTGTCCTGGAAAATGGTGGAAACCTGGGAATGATCAAATTGATCAAATGTCATGGAAAATTGTTGAGGTTTTAAATTTGTATTTTTACCCACTGAAATTGCATATTCTGACAGTTGACAGATGAGATTGTATATTCTAGCCATAATTTAGCCACTGAGATTGCACATCAGTGCTTAAAACTTGGAGGTATGTTCAATGAGCAGCTGGAAGTTAGACTGTTGAGGCTTACAGTGATGGTACTGAATGATATGACTTGCTATGAGCAATGACTGCCGTGGTTACCTAAGCAGAAGTCCTGGAAAATGAGTGGTAACTCTGAGTAGAAACGTGGAGGCCTGTTCTGTTTCTCCTGTTGATGCTGACCTGTCTTCCCCAGGAGCAGCGTCTGAAGGAGCTCCAGAAGAATCCTGCTTCCACAGACACCTCTCCTATCTCTACCATCGGAGGACCCATCAACTTGGCCCCAGCCATCGACCTCTTCTCTTCCCCCAGCTCCAATAACGGGTGAGGGCACAGAGGCAGCTGCATGTCTTTAAACCATTAACTTTTATCCACACTTCCGAAGACCACTTATCCCTCCCCATGACAATGAATTTGAAAGTCTCCACCATATATCCCAGACAACCTTTTTCTCTCCACCCTCTGTCAGTTACGTAGCTTGCTGGTCATTCAGATGAGTCTTGGTGACAAGCAACCAGAAGACTGGATCTGTCATTAGTGTTTGGCGGCGGTGGGGGTGGGGCGGGTAATAATGTTATAATGGTTATGAATGAACATCTCCGTGAAAAATTTAAGACTGGAAGCCACATAGCCTCAACTTTTGAGCCTCGTAGCCAGAGTCAGTATTAACACCAAATGGGAACTAAAACATTCAAGGTTTTCTTTGACATGgtaacaaataaaaaataaactcgGTGAAAAGACAAAAAATGCTGAAAATTATTTCAGTATTTGAGGCAATAATGCATTGATTGGAGTGCAATATATTTTGAGGCAGTGCTAATGGAGGGAAACTGTATGGCTGAAAACGGAGTGTTGTGCGTTCTGTTGTGAAGCGGTAAGGTGATAGTGGAGCATTGCTCTCACGGTGGCCCAGAGAGGCTGGTATTGATTATTCTAACTTTCAGTAGCTTCTACAGCCATTTCCTGTGCAGTCTGTTTTCACACTGCACAGCGGATGTGTAATGATTAGGGGAAGGACATTTAAAGTTGgcaggtgattttttttcttttgtccccAGTTACTTTAAAATGCTCTGCACATCCATACCTGCAAAAGAGAAGTTCTCCACTCTGAAAGTCAGATTGGTTTTGAATTGTTGTTTTGAAGGAAGGAGAAACACGCTGCTGAATATTTTATGATAGTGGTCGAGGAACTTGGAATTAGAGGACTCCTGCAATTTGTCAGGAAGTGACTGATTACATGTAACTTTTTTGACCCCACCTCCCACATTCCCTTCAGCCCTTCCAAGGCAGCCAACGACCTGCTAGACCTTCAGCCAGCTTTCCAGCAGGCGATGCCCCTCTCTACCGGCACACCCGCTGGCAGCACATGGGGAGGTGAGACCTCCACACCGTGGCACCACTTCATTCCACACTACCGCACACATGCGTATGCATGTAGGCATAAACTCAAAGGaaagggaaaataaaaaatacacacacgcagCTGATAATGGGATGCACAAATACATCTCCTTGACTCCTGTCTGCGGTAGGCTATGTGTAAATACTTTGGAAAGATGCAGAATGTTGAATACTTGACAGTAACGCAGTTTAGTCCAAAGGGAATGAAGTATGAGTTCACATACTGATCTGAATCTCATACCTTTTATCTATGGACATTTATTCCACTGCCTGGAATACCTCTGCTTGGCAAAGTATGCCGTGGCAGAAGTCAGTAGTAAATGGccatgattcttttttttttaatgtgtatgTTTAATGTTTGTTATATACTTTCATAGTCAGATGCAGCTTTATCTCAAATGCTTGGTAATGTTGTGTACCGTGCACTTCATCAAGATCTTGGTGTATGTAGAGGTATTTGACACAGTAAGATAACACTGTTGGCCTTTGACTCAGAAAGTTAATAATAGACaaaagggttttgttttgtttattactGCTATATCATGGCTTTCAGCCCAGCCCGCCAacacaagataagataagatgtactttgtTCATTAATTTGTCGTCTGCAttaaacccatcccaacacacacactggaagcagtgggcagccatgcagcacccaaggaccagctccagttcttctggcCGTGCCTGGGTCAGGGGCACACACCGGAGTGTTAACCCAACACACGTGTCTTTGAcggtgggagaaaaccagaggaaacccacacagacacagggagaacatgcaaactccacacagaagggacctgggtgggcctggagttcgaacccaggaccttcttgctgtgaggcaacagtgctaatcactgggccacatGCTGTCCAAAAACATAATTTCCAAAAGGGTAGGATCTGAGGTGCATTCTGCAGTTCTCCTAACATTTTCAGGGTAAGCTTTCTGGTGTGAGTCAAGGGTCACTGCAGAATAACATGACAAACTATTCCCTGGCCTGCATTTAGGTTTATTGAAAATGTATAGTTATAGCATGAGTACTGTCAAACATGTGGTTGGCCCCTTCGACTTGCAGAGGTGAAGTTGCTGCTGACAGGTTAGCTGTGATGGTAGCCATGGACGCCCATCAGTTTTAGGTTGCTTGATGTGAGTATACTGGTATGTGCATGGGCGCCTTCTGAAATCAGCCACTGTGCTGGCGTTGTTTGTCATTGTGACAATAGAGACCTTGTGGGGCGAcagtagctcaggaggtagagcaggttgtctggtaactggagggttgctggttcgatcctcggctcttccttgcaaaatgttgaggtgtccttgagcaagacaccaaactcctaactgctcccaatgagctggttggTGCCTCGCATGGCTGACTCTGCCgttggtgtatgagtgtgtgtgcacgggtgaatgtgaggcattcactgattgtaaagcactttgagtggctattgtagctagaaaagcgctctataaatgCAACCCATTTACCATTTAACCTGTGGACTAGTTAAATGGTCGATAAAGCCGGCTTTGTCTGGTCCAGGATTTGGGTCAGTTGAGCAGAACAGCAGATCTAGGGTGCATATCAGCCTGTCTCCACATCTCTAACATTGTATAACCCCACCCACCCATTCTTGCATGTCAACCTTTTGCCAGACTGCATTCACCTTTTCTAACTGCTCTCACTCctcgtcgctctctctctctctctctctctctctctctctctctctctctctctttcacctgtctgtcttcattttctctccctctgcccaCCTAGAACCTCTCACCTATGCTGCAGAAGCTGTGGAAGATTCCATTCAAAACTCGAACCCTTTCCTCACGCTACCTGTTGTTGGTGCGGTGCAGCTGCCTGCAGTGTCCCCCGATGTTGTTAGTCAGTCCTCTTGGACAGCCAGCCATGACGTGTTCGGTGGGATTGTTTGaccatgcctttttttttttttttttttttatttcatcattattcttTTATCCCAGACAATGTGTTTTCAGGCCATTTATTTCTGTCATGCCAACTTAAGAAATAACACACCTGTGACACTGACCAAGTTCATCCTGACTCATTATGGCAGGTGGTTTGACaggctgtctgtagccttgccTTAGTGT from Lampris incognitus isolate fLamInc1 chromosome 8, fLamInc1.hap2, whole genome shotgun sequence encodes the following:
- the picalma gene encoding phosphatidylinositol binding clathrin assembly protein a isoform X2, with the protein product MSGQSITDRITAAQHSVTGSAISKTVCKATTHEVMGPKKKHLDYLIQCTNEMNVNIPQLADTLFERTANTSWVVVFKSLTATHHLMVYGNERFIQYLASRNTLFNLSNFLDKSGLQGYDMSTFIRRYSRYLNEKAVSYRQVAFDFTKVKRGSDGVMRTMSTEKLLKTIPIIQNQMDVLLDFNVNANELTNGVINAAFMLLFKDAIRLFAAYNEGIINLLEKYFDMKKAQCKEGLDIYKKFLTRMTRISEFLKVAEQVGIDRGDIPDLSQAPSSLLDALEQHLASLEGKKVKDSTAASRASTLSNAVSSLANTGISFTKADEREKQAALEEEQARLKALKEQRLKELQKNPASTDTSPISTIGGPINLAPAIDLFSSPSSNNGPSKAANDLLDLQPAFQQAMPLSTGTPAGSTWGGFSASPTTQQPQNSRGLNVDFDSVFGNNTNANNVDLTGGLLKPTVASSPNQGLTTNCQHPSKLMSDDLDSSLANLVGNLGIGNGTTKNDLHWSQPGEKKLTGGNNWQPKTAPSTTWNPATMNAMIFPQYAPSVMAFPATTPTGMMAYTVPPNVGSMMMTQPTMMYTQPMMRPANPFGQASGAQMQFM
- the picalma gene encoding phosphatidylinositol binding clathrin assembly protein a isoform X5 codes for the protein MSGQSITDRITAAQHSVTGSAISKTVCKATTHEVMGPKKKHLDYLIQCTNEMNVNIPQLADTLFERTANTSWVVVFKSLTATHHLMVYGNERFIQYLASRNTLFNLSNFLDKSGLQGYDMSTFIRRYSRYLNEKAVSYRQVAFDFTKVKRGSDGVMRTMSTEKLLKTIPIIQNQMDVLLDFNVNANELTNGVINAAFMLLFKDAIRLFAAYNEGIINLLEKYFDMKKAQCKEGLDIYKKFLTRMTRISEFLKVAEQVGIDRGDIPDLSQAPSSLLDALEQHLASLEGKKVKDSTAASRASTLSNAVSSLANTGISFTKADEREKQAALEEEQARLKALKEQRLKELQKNPASTDTSPISTIGGPINLAPAIDLFSSPSSNNGPSKAANDLLDLQPAFQQAMPLSTGTPAGSTWGGFSASPTTQQPQNSRGLNVDFDSVFGNNTNANNVDLTGGLLKPTVASSPNQGLTTNCQHPSKLMSDDLDSSLANLVGNLGIGNGTTKNDLHWSQPGEKKLTGGNNWQPKTAPSTTWNPATMAPSVMAFPATTPTGMMAYTVPPNVGSMMMTQPTMMYTQPMMRPANPFGQASGAQMQFM
- the picalma gene encoding phosphatidylinositol binding clathrin assembly protein a isoform X13, with translation MSGQSITDRITAAQHSVTGSAISKTVCKATTHEVMGPKKKHLDYLIQCTNEMNVNIPQLADTLFERTANTSWVVVFKSLTATHHLMVYGNERFIQYLASRNTLFNLSNFLDKSGLQGYDMSTFIRRYSRYLNEKAVSYRQVAFDFTKVKRGSDGVMRTMSTEKLLKTIPIIQNQMDVLLDFNVNANELTNGVINAAFMLLFKDAIRLFAAYNEGIINLLEKYFDMKKAQCKEGLDIYKKFLTRMTRISEFLKVAEQVGIDRGDIPDLSQAPSSLLDALEQHLASLEGKKVKDSTAASRASTLSNAVSSLANTGISFTKADEREKQAALEEEQARLKALKEQRLKELQKNPASTDTSPISTIGGPINLAPAIDLFSSPSSNNGPSKAANDLLDLQPAFQQAMPLSTGTPAGSTWGGFSASPTTQQPQNSRGLNVDFDSVFGNNTNANNVDLTDAVYVTWVGDGVSTS
- the picalma gene encoding phosphatidylinositol binding clathrin assembly protein a isoform X12, with the translated sequence MSGQSITDRITAAQHSVTGSAISKTVCKATTHEVMGPKKKHLDYLIQCTNEMNVNIPQLADTLFERTANTSWVVVFKSLTATHHLMVYGNERFIQYLASRNTLFNLSNFLDKSGLQGYDMSTFIRRYSRYLNEKAVSYRQVAFDFTKVKRGSDGVMRTMSTEKLLKTIPIIQNQMDVLLDFNVNANELTNGVINAAFMLLFKDAIRLFAAYNEGIINLLEKYFDMKKAQCKEGLDIYKKFLTRMTRISEFLKVAEQVGIDRGDIPDLSQAPSSLLDALEQHLASLEGKKVKDSTAASRASTLSNAVSSLANTGISFTKADEREKQAALEEEQARLKALKEQRLKELQKNPASTDTSPISTIGGPINLAPAIDLFSSPSSNNGPSKAANDLLDLQPAFQQAMPLSTGTPAGSTWGGFSASPTTQQPQNSRGLNVDFDSVFGNNTNANNVDLTDDIVGGLLKPTVASSPNQGLTTNCQHPSKLMSDDLDSSLANLVGNLGIGNGTTKNDLHWSQPGEKKLTGGNNWQPKTAPSTTWNPATMMQFM